A portion of the Betta splendens chromosome 2, fBetSpl5.4, whole genome shotgun sequence genome contains these proteins:
- the mrps9 gene encoding 28S ribosomal protein S9, mitochondrial, giving the protein MSRGPNEELPAATSLLSENMAASSVRTVGIYLGKCGICSLNLKTVTSHLNRQVLSRQICMSSTVYRKNLAAEGPEKFTVEFIQKQVEEYNIGKRHLANMMGEDPDNFTQEDIDRSIAYLLPSGLFEKKARPLMKHPEEIFPRQRAVQWGADGRPFHFLFYTGKQSYYSLMHETYGKILNTEKYQDLLKAKGLFSQDVKLISLGASRWLTKEELEALLVETISTHDYNHFIHLMERLLSLHYSAIEEEFILCYRRQLESQSRKQMVPPLERDEQGVAFSASEGLRKTSKSSVVLRDCGSGRIAINGQDYIHYFSVLQDREQLMFPLQFTGMLGRFDLDCTVSGGGRASQAGALRLAISRALLSFLSKREGETMRQAGLLTPDPRVRERKKPGQEGARKKFTWKKR; this is encoded by the exons ATGTCACGTGGCCCCAACGAGGAACTTCCGGCTGCGACGTCACTGCTGTCGGAAAACATGGCGGCGTCCAGTGTGCGAACCGTGGGCATCTATCTGGGGAAATGTGGGATTTGCAGtttgaatttaaaaacagtTACGTCCCATTTAAACCGACAG GTCCTGAGCAGACAGATATGCATGAGCTCTACCGTCTACAGAAAGAACCTGGCTGCTGAAGGACCCGAGAAGTTCACAGTGGAGTTCATtcagaagcaggtggaggaatATAACATCGGCAAAAGGCACCTTGCCAACATGATGGGAGAGGACCCCGACAATTTCACGCAGGAGGACATAGAT AGAAGTATCGCCTACCTACTTCCCTCTGGCCTGTTTGAGAAGAAGGCTCGGCCCCTCATGAAG CATCCAGAGGAAATATTTCCAAGGCAGAGAG ctGTTCAGTGGGGAGCAGACGGCCGGccgttccacttcctgttttacacTGGCAAACAGTCTTACTACTCCTTGATGCAC GAAACCTATGGCAAAATTCTGAACACGGAGAAATATCAAGATCTTCTGAAAGCTAAAGGACTTTTCTCTCAGGATGTCAAGCTAAT CTCTCTGGGAGCAAGCAGGTGGCTGACGAAGGAGGAACTGGAAGCTCTGCTAGTGGAGACCATTTCAACTCATGAT TACAATCACTTCATCCATCTGATGGAGCGACTGCTGTCACTGCACTACAGTGCAATTGAGGAGGAGTTTATCTTGTGCTACCGACGACAACTGGAGTCTCAGTCCAGAAAGCAAATGGTGCCGCCGCTGGAGAGGGACGAACAAGGCGTGGCCTTCAGTGCTTCCGAAG GTCTGAGAAAGACTTCAAAGTCCTCTGTGGTTCTTAGAGACTGTGGCTCCGGACGTATCGCCATCAATGGCCAAGACTACATTCACTACTTCTCGGTGCTACAAGATAG AGAGCAGCTGATGTTCCCACTTCAGTTCACTGGCATGCTGGGACGCTTCGACCTGGACTGCACTGTGAGTGGCGGCGGCAGAGCTAGCCAGGCGGGGGCGCTGCGACTCGCCATTTCCAGGGCCCTGCTCAGCTTCCTGTccaaaagagagggagagaccaTGAGACAAG CTGGCCtgctgacccctgaccccagggtgagagagaggaagaagcctGGACAGGAAGGAGCACGAAAGAAATTCACATGGAAGAAACGATGA